One region of Acidobacteriota bacterium genomic DNA includes:
- a CDS encoding oxidoreductase, with translation MAQKRFLITAPVEEVVIELLEGHAPTVTSPATDQKTLSGLLSGTIGIVARGEARITPELVEAAPDLQVVGRTGVGYDNVDVPALTRRSIPLIIAPVGGFSVAEGALGMLLCLIKNMRAMDSAVREGNWDIRYDGLVGDVAGHTVGIAGMGRIGSYLARLLQPFEVTVLGYDPYVDAGRMAEIGVRKVELKELLARSDYVSFHMLLNDETRGMIDRDAVAGMKRGAVLLNLARGGITDGLDTLADALDDGQLSYVGLDVFPTEPPDVSHRIFKHPRCLFAPHSLGMSELAMDRVGRSMANDMLAVLEGKRPQHCVNPEVF, from the coding sequence ATGGCTCAGAAGAGATTCCTGATTACAGCCCCTGTGGAAGAAGTCGTGATCGAGTTGCTGGAGGGCCATGCGCCGACGGTGACGTCGCCCGCCACCGACCAGAAGACGTTGTCAGGCCTGCTCTCGGGAACCATCGGGATCGTCGCCCGGGGCGAGGCCCGGATCACCCCCGAGCTGGTGGAGGCCGCGCCCGATCTCCAGGTCGTGGGCAGGACCGGCGTCGGGTACGACAACGTGGACGTTCCGGCTCTGACCCGCCGGTCGATTCCCCTGATCATCGCCCCGGTGGGTGGATTCTCCGTGGCCGAAGGGGCGCTGGGCATGCTGCTCTGCCTGATCAAGAACATGCGCGCCATGGACTCGGCGGTCCGCGAAGGCAACTGGGACATCCGTTACGACGGCCTGGTCGGGGACGTGGCCGGCCATACGGTGGGCATCGCCGGGATGGGACGGATCGGTTCCTACCTGGCCAGGCTGCTTCAGCCCTTCGAAGTGACGGTCCTGGGCTACGATCCTTACGTGGACGCCGGTCGAATGGCCGAGATCGGGGTCCGCAAGGTTGAGTTGAAGGAACTGCTGGCCCGGTCCGACTACGTCTCCTTTCACATGCTTCTGAATGACGAGACCCGGGGCATGATCGACCGGGACGCGGTCGCCGGCATGAAGCGGGGGGCGGTTCTGCTGAACCTGGCCCGCGGCGGAATCACCGACGGCCTCGATACCCTGGCCGACGCCCTGGACGATGGGCAACTGAGCTACGTGGGACTGGACGTTTTTCCCACCGAACCTCCCGATGTCTCCCACCGGATCTTCAAACATCCCCGGTGCCTCTTCGCGCCCCACTCCCTGGGCATGAGCGAACTGGCCATGGACCGGGTCGGCCGTTCCATGGCCAACGACATGCTGGCCGTGTTGGAGGGGAAACGACCCCAGCACTGCGTCAATCCTGAAGTCTTCTAG